The genomic region AAAATGACGGATGATGACTGGACAACTGTTATGGATGTCCATTTAAAAGGCGCTTTTTATGCATCCCGCGCTGCTCAGCGATATATGGTCAAAAATAATTATGGCAGAATCGTTAATATCTCTTCTGTATCTGCCTTAGGTAACAGGGGCCAGGCAAACTATTCCACAGCAAAAGCAGGTCTTCAAGGTTTCACAAAAACACTCGCCATTGAACTTGGTAAATATGGCATTACTGCTAATACGGTGGCACCCGGATTTATTGAGACAGAAATGACAAAAGCTACCGCCGAAAGAATTGGCGTTCCTTTTGAAAACTTTGTAAGAGACAGAGTCAGCGAAATCCCTGTTGCAAGAAGTGGTAAGCCAGAGGACATTGCGAATGCCGTTGTCTTTTTTTCCGATGAACGTTCATCATTTGTGAGCGGTCAAGTCATTTATGTTGCTGGCGGACCAAAAAATTAATCCGATAGCAGAATAAAAAGTGACTGATGGATGACTGGAAATTACTAAATGGGAAAGCATCTTTACGCATATTGCTTGAATCTTCTTGGCCTTTAAAAGGGCGTAGTAATACTCATTAGGTATCAGGATGGGGACAAATGGATACTAGATATCATAACGGTGTATTCTATAATTTCCATATATTTTTGAAAATCATTAGGAAAGGTCTGAACTATTAGCCTATTCCAAGAGATTTGTTTTCTTTTGGCAGCTTACATCGCATTCGACCATGTAATCCAAAATCAAGCAGAAGGAGTGTTTAGAGAATGAAAAGAGATCCAGTAATCGTATCAGCCGTAAGAACGGCTATTGCAAGGCAAGGAGGAGCATTGGCTTCTGTACCTGCGCATGTTTTTGGGGCAGAAGTAATCAAGGAAGCAGTAAAACGGGCAAAAATTGAACCAGACATGATTGATGATGTCATCATGGGGAATGTGTTAAGTGGCGGCGGAAATATTGCCAGATTAACAGCTTTACAGACCGGCCTTTCTATTAATCTTCCAGGACTTACAGTTGACCGTCAGTGTGGTTCAGGAATTAATGCAGTCGTACTCGCTGCTCAATCCATAAAGTCAGGAGCTGGGGATGTTTATGTGGCTGGAGGCGTGGAAAGTATGAGCCGTGCCCCTTATTTAATGGATCGTCCAGTAAAACCGTACAGTCCGCAGCCCCCAAGGTTTCGTAAATCTCAATTATCACCGGAGGAAATCGGGAATCCTCCGATGGGGATCACAGCTGAAAATCTTGCAAAGAAGTACAATATTTCGCGGGAGGAACAGGACCAATATGCCTTAGAAAGTCAGAAACGGATGGCAAGGGCAATGGCAGAGGGAAGGTTTGATGAACAAATTGTTCCTATTACCATTCCGGTTCGGAAAGGAGAGCCAATCCTTTTTGCTGAGGATGAACATCCGCGCCCGCAAACGACTTTGGAAGGATTAAGTAAATTAGCTCCTGCTTTTGCAAAGGATGGATCCGTTACAGCTGGTAACAGCTCAGGATTGAATGATGCGGCATCAGCACTGGTGGTAATGTCAAGGGAAAAAGCAGAACAGTTAGCGCTTAAACCGTTGGCAGTGATTCGTCAATCAGCTATTGCTGGTGTAGATCCCAATATTATGGGAATTGGCCCTGTTCCTGCCACACAGAAGATTCTTGCTAAAGCGGGCATGGAGCTGAGAGATATGGATATTATCGAATTAAATGAGGCTTTTGCTGCTCAAGTGCTTGCATGCGGACGTGAATTAGATTTTGATCACAAAAAACTAAATGTGAATGGCGGAGCCATTGCCCACGGTCACCCGCTCGGCGCAACAGGTGGTATCCTGTTAACAAAAGCTGTATATGAATTACAACGCTCT from Niallia sp. XMNu-256 harbors:
- a CDS encoding thiolase family protein, giving the protein MKRDPVIVSAVRTAIARQGGALASVPAHVFGAEVIKEAVKRAKIEPDMIDDVIMGNVLSGGGNIARLTALQTGLSINLPGLTVDRQCGSGINAVVLAAQSIKSGAGDVYVAGGVESMSRAPYLMDRPVKPYSPQPPRFRKSQLSPEEIGNPPMGITAENLAKKYNISREEQDQYALESQKRMARAMAEGRFDEQIVPITIPVRKGEPILFAEDEHPRPQTTLEGLSKLAPAFAKDGSVTAGNSSGLNDAASALVVMSREKAEQLALKPLAVIRQSAIAGVDPNIMGIGPVPATQKILAKAGMELRDMDIIELNEAFAAQVLACGRELDFDHKKLNVNGGAIAHGHPLGATGGILLTKAVYELQRSGGKYGLITACIGGGQGIAVIIERE